Proteins encoded in a region of the Acidobacteriota bacterium genome:
- a CDS encoding SDR family NAD(P)-dependent oxidoreductase, producing MDLSGKVFAVTGSSSGLGEESARGLASRGAHVAMAARDAGSNAEAAQRIRAAVPGADLSLHQLDLADLSSVARFAEQVVGVLDHVDVLINNAGVMACPEGRTADGFETQFGTNHLGHFALTVRLMPLLRRAQNPRVVTLSSGGHRISDVDLDDPNFDTTPYDAWVAYGRSKSANAHFAAELARRSGGSMVSFSVHPGAIVTRLGRHLTPELTEALMARARASASRQGGSSGGGMRFKSVEAGAATQVWAAISPDAAAHNGGYLADCGPTAPGPGEQGYEPWIADASTAGRLWELSERLVGLALADS from the coding sequence ATGGACCTGTCCGGGAAGGTGTTCGCCGTCACCGGATCGTCGAGCGGGCTGGGGGAGGAGTCGGCCCGGGGGCTGGCGTCCCGGGGCGCGCACGTCGCCATGGCGGCCCGCGACGCCGGGAGCAATGCAGAGGCCGCGCAACGGATCCGCGCCGCTGTCCCGGGCGCAGACCTGTCTCTGCACCAACTGGACCTCGCCGACCTGTCCAGCGTGGCCCGCTTCGCGGAGCAGGTCGTCGGCGTGCTCGATCACGTCGATGTCCTGATCAACAATGCCGGCGTCATGGCCTGTCCCGAGGGCCGCACCGCCGACGGCTTCGAGACGCAGTTCGGCACCAACCACCTCGGCCACTTCGCGTTGACCGTGCGGCTGATGCCCCTGCTGCGCCGGGCACAGAACCCGAGGGTGGTGACCCTGTCCTCGGGCGGGCACCGCATATCCGACGTGGACCTCGACGATCCGAACTTCGACACCACCCCCTACGACGCGTGGGTCGCCTACGGGCGGTCCAAGAGCGCCAACGCGCACTTCGCGGCGGAGCTCGCCCGGCGCTCGGGAGGATCGATGGTGTCATTCTCGGTTCACCCGGGCGCGATCGTCACCCGGCTGGGCCGTCACCTGACGCCGGAACTCACCGAGGCGCTGATGGCGCGGGCAAGGGCGAGCGCTTCCCGGCAGGGCGGCAGTTCCGGTGGCGGTATGCGCTTCAAGAGCGTCGAGGCAGGCGCGGCCACGCAGGTGTGGGCCGCCATCTCGCCCGATGCCGCCGCCCACAACGGTGGGTACTTGGCCGACTGCGGACCGACGGCCCCGGGCCCGGGCGAGCAGGGCTACGAGCCGTGGATCGCTGATGCCTCCACCGCCGGACGCTTGTGGGAACTGAGCGAGCGCCTGGTCGGCCTCGCCCTCGCTGACTCCTGA